The sequence below is a genomic window from Lycium ferocissimum isolate CSIRO_LF1 chromosome 9, AGI_CSIRO_Lferr_CH_V1, whole genome shotgun sequence.
CATATGCCTCAAGAGATCGACATAAATTCCCTACAAACTCTGGGGAATTGGAATGCTGCTAGTGGATCTTGGAATAGACCCTTTACAAGCCACCCAAAGGTACGTTACATAAGTAATTAATTTACAAAATCTTAAAGAAAATGAACATACTTCTTACAAGTTATATATAGTACTATATCTTTTAATCTTTATttaatcattttctttttgtggCTTTCTTAAATTACATTACACAGAAAGCACCTGGCACCGGAGAACTAGTTATAATTGGTATTGATGCAAAAAAGCCTTATTTTGAACTTGGTGTTATTTCAGGTACGTACCTTATTTATCTATATATGTTTTACCTTCTTCTAATTCTTTGATTGGAGATAATTTGTTAATAATTAAGATTTCGGACAAGgcacctatatatataagtactaAGTTTCTTTACCCCTTTCAGCCGATGGAAAGAGAATGATTCACAAAGCGGATCTCAAGTTTGACAGGTGTACTGTTTGCCATGAAATAGGAGTTACACAAAGGTAAGATAATTACTCATTTGCTATTTTAACCTACTTTTATGGTACGTAATTTTTTGTTATCTGTAGCTAACTTGGTACCATGTCAAACGTGTAGATACAATGTGATCATGAATTTCCCGCTAACTATTGACATAAGTCGGGTTGTTCTCGGGGACCAGTGAGTATAATATTTTCACTTGAGATtttcatggatttaatgacaATCTAACCTAGTGTATTTTGAATTAATCCGATAGATATTATGGTTATGTAGGTTAATGAAGTTTGAAAAAGATGGATATGCAAGAATTGGCATAATGCCACGGTATGGTGATGCCAATTCCATCAAATGGTTTGAGGTCGACCCTTGTTGTGTATTTCACGTCATTAACTCCTTTGAAGATAATGATGAGGTACGCACATactctttttattttgatagatCAAGATGTTTTATTGTGTTTTAATGTCTATATATTCATTGTTAACGAAATTACACGATTTCAGGCCACCTGACAAGTATATATGTAATGGAATTTAAATGATATATATTGGTggtgtaaatttttttttataccacaCCAATGTAAATTGATTAGTTATAGCATATTATTACTTTATTTTCAGATTAACATATCAGACTTATTATAAATAATTACTTCTTGTTATAGATCAAATTGATATGATGGTTTAAAGAATCTATATATGGTCAGTGTAGAACTTAAACTCCATGCATGAGATTACTCACAACAAGTGGGATTAATAATGCAAAAGATAAAAACTTATCGCACTCGGTATTTATCAAATCAACCCaatgaatgtgtgtgtgtgacacacacacatatataaagatATACTATTATTActaaatcataattaattaatacacctttttaatacttattttatAACCTAATCATGATAAATTAATATCATTTTCTATAAACAATAGCTGCATGCATATTTTTATCAATGcaaaaaataaggcaaatagtcTTTACATCAGGGTTAAGGGTTAAGTTATATATACTGATaatgtaaaaattaaattagagctataaatgtatttaatttaaatcatgtttcattttgttttacATGGACCAATTACAATATTTAATCGAAATGTTCTTTAATCTGCAAAGGTGGTGGTGAGAGCATGTAGAGCTCGTCAATCGGTTATACCAGGACCTAGATCTAGCGTCAACCACTTTGGGAAGTTCTTCAAATGGTTTAAAAAGGAAACAAGTTTCACAAATGACGATAATGAATTCACAAAAGAATCAACTTTTCCTCGTGTTTGTGAATGGAGATTGAACATGAAAACAGGAGAGgttagagagaagaaaaatctcTCTGGAGATGAGTTTGCAATGGAATTCCCTATCATCAATGAAAAGTTCATTGGATCTAGAAATAAATTTGCCTATCTACAAGTTGTTGAGTTGGCAGAGGTGTCTGGCTCAGGTAAATAAACTATATATGTACAAAATTTTAACATTCTTTGTCACTTTTCTTGCAAATAATTAGAGCTTGTGATTGACTCATTATACTAAAATATTTTAACAGGATATACGAGATTTGGAGGGCTAGCCAAGCttcattttgaagaaaagaaaatctttaCGGTAATTAATTATGTATAGTATACAatatagaaaaattaaaaaaaaaaaaagagctaagTTGTTCTTTCATATACTAATCTTTTTTACGTGGCCAATTTTTTTCACcttggaatttgggaaatatataggatgaagaagatgaattgATTAAAGCTGAATATCACATGTTCCCAAAGAATACATTTTGTTCTGGAGCTTCCTTTGTTCAAAAACCTGGAGGCATCGATGAAGACGATGGTTGGATCATCACATTTACGCATAacgaaaatgaaaatatttctCAAGTaagtaaaatctttttttttttttttgcatttttgtaGTTGGTAGGTTACGTTGTTGTAGCTTACCAATTactaaattttaataaatattaaatttaaatgcataattttaaaagtaaaattacTTCAATGTCACAACTATAAAATAAGAATTAACTAGTTAAATTTAAATCTTTGATCCGCTTTTGATTGAGAGCGAAAAGCTAATGCACACCTATTTATTTCTTGCAGGTTTGTATAATTGATGCAAAAAAATTTACAGAAGAGCCAATTGCTATTATCACTTTACCTAGTAGGGTGCCATATGGATTTCATGGAGCTTTCATGCCATTAGCGTCTTAGTATGTGCAAACACACAAAAGCAATGAATATAAGAACCATTATTAAATGTACGGAAAAAAATGCTCACAATAATAAATTATGTGAAAGTCCACATAGATTTTTAATTTGTTCATAGGCTCATAGCCATGACGAATCTTTCTGTAGGTAGATGCTAAGATTGTAAGTTATAGTAAAAATTTTTACTACTTCTTTATATGATGTAATATAATTATACTTCTAACCACATTGTAACTGAAAAGCCTTTAGTGATGTAAAGCATATATGATTAAGAATTTTAATATATGTAATTCAAATATATAATGGAATATAATTTAGTACTTATGGTTTAATTTCATTATTATTCATTTGGCTttaaaattcattctcatgttTTATGTTTAAATAATTTGCGTCCAAATTGTTGGGAGGAAACAAACAATAATCAAATTGCACGACAAGGTAATAGCTGAAGAAATACCCAAAtcaaaacttcccacactatttgaacaaGAGGAACAAATCAATTTCAAGCACAAACGGATATATAGTCAGcagctataccaacaataaaatactAAAGCAAGCAAAATAAACCAAATGCAAGAGACATCAAATTTACGTGGAAAAACCCCTTCAATGTAAAGAGGAAACAACCGCGGGACCTCCGACCCACATTAAAATCAATGAGAGTTACAATAATGTTATGGCTACAAGATCAACGCCAAACACGAaataacaatacataaaagattgCACCAAAATtagtgaagaaaggagagaaatcacccccaaaaCGAGCTATTGTTCGTGCCTCCAAAACTGAAGCTACAGACCACAAAATTCGATCTCCACCATTGAAATCCAAGAACCAGATATTGAGAACCCCCAGTTCAAATTTGAGAACaatccaacggttaacgaatcgAAAAACGTAATTTGAAGCGAGCTGCCTAAGCAGATATTTTATGGAACAAAAGAACACAACTTTTTCTTTCTCGAGGCTTCAAAACTGGCTGcacctctctttttctctcttgttgTCTTTAAGACCTAATATAGGTCATAGTTATATGTCCTTAATATTAGTGGGGTATAGAGAAAAGTGGGTTAGGTCCAAAAGGTATTTTATTTATCCATATAAGAAGAGAAAAAGCCCAAAAAACCAATAATTCTTGGTATCAGGGCATACTTATAAGGTGTTAGATACTCTTACtaatgtgaggccttttggggaaaaaccTTGTGGGCTTGTttaaagcggacaatatcacattaTGTAATTA
It includes:
- the LOC132031622 gene encoding carotenoid 9,10(9',10')-cleavage dioxygenase 1-like; its protein translation is MAANSCALLQVTKCSLQRPSLPANLKHSRNPLSSSLKPLLRDLDQFPNISVDIPKAIKETSFKLLDGLVDFMYEFVDQPLLPSQSNFAPVEEIGEATTVRIVEGKIPDDFPEGVYIRNGPNPLFGGLKSTRCVFGESSHMWVEGEGMLHALHLKKDRRNSGSWNMLYKNKHVQTDTYNMEKDRNKPGFLPAIQGDSPAVLFAYLLNVLRFGVINKYLSNTNVFEHANKYYSIAEDHMPQEIDINSLQTLGNWNAASGSWNRPFTSHPKKAPGTGELVIIGIDAKKPYFELGVISADGKRMIHKADLKFDRCTVCHEIGVTQRYNVIMNFPLTIDISRVVLGDQLMKFEKDGYARIGIMPRYGDANSIKWFEVDPCCVFHVINSFEDNDEVVVRACRARQSVIPGPRSSVNHFGKFFKWFKKETSFTNDDNEFTKESTFPRVCEWRLNMKTGEVREKKNLSGDEFAMEFPIINEKFIGSRNKFAYLQVVELAEVSGSGYTRFGGLAKLHFEEKKIFTDEEDELIKAEYHMFPKNTFCSGASFVQKPGGIDEDDGWIITFTHNENENISQVCIIDAKKFTEEPIAIITLPSRVPYGFHGAFMPLAS